Proteins found in one Stigmatopora nigra isolate UIUO_SnigA chromosome 15, RoL_Snig_1.1, whole genome shotgun sequence genomic segment:
- the tom1 gene encoding target of Myb1 membrane trafficking protein isoform X8, which yields MAFTASTMEFLLGNPFSTPVGQRIEIATSSSLPSEDWALNMEICDMINSAEEGPKDAVRAIKKRIVGNKNFKEVMLALTVLETSVKNCGYRFHILVTTRDFIEGVLVRSIIPRNNPPLIVHDRVLGIIQAWADAFRSSPDLTGVVAVYEDLRRKGLDFPSTELDGYPSVQAPKRVGALKAELGAVRSNLTMMSDMMSQLDPITQLYTVCKEMQDRIVKIVPRLSEEKLIEELLATNDEMNTAFLRYHRFERQVTNGPNTTQQSHSYVNLTDLNMSQSEAASAVNGGSLTQSKEDSLSSQMAGLNTREEDDLDGFLHKRNGSTQRASEHIDIGMDGLLQAQENSKADHSPASSHSSSPKLDWMIKRGMIPVKQSNVMDDIEKWLELDDEYDDVEDSDGVTSEEFDKFLAKRAKAAERLPSVRQSSQDANQSES from the exons ATGGCCTTTACTGCTTCCACAATGGAGTTTTTACTGGGGAACCCTTTCAGCACCCCCGTGGGACAGCGAATCG AGATAGCAACAAGCTCTAGCCTACCATCAGAAGACTGGGCTCTCAACATGGAGATCTGTGATATGATCAACAGTGCAGAAGAAGG ACCTAAAGATGCAGTCAGAGCCATTAAGAAAAGGATTGTGGGGAACAAAAACTTTAAGGAAGTCATGCTGGCACTCACA GTTCTGGAAACCTCCGTGAAGAACTGTGGCTACAGGTTTCATATCCTAGTCACTACAAGGGATTTCATCGAGGGGGTTTTGGTCCGATCTATTATCCCCAGGAACAACCCTCCTCTTATCGTCCACGACCGAGTACTCGGTATCATACAG GCGTGGGCAGACGCATTCCGTAGCTCGCCCGACCTGACTGGTGTGGTTGCAGTCTATGAAGACCTGCGAAGGAAAGGGCTTGATTTCCCTTCCACGGAATTAGATGGCTACCCATCAGTCCAAGCTCCCAAAAGG GTTGGAGCATTAAAGGCAGAGCTGGGTGCGGTGAGGAGCAACCTCACAATGATGTCCGATATGATGAGTCAACTGGATCCTATCACG CAGCTATACACAGTATGTAAGGAAATGCAAGACAGGATAGTGAAGATTGTCCCCAGGCTTAGTGAGGAGAAACTGATTGAAGAGTTGTTAGCAACCAATGATGAGATGAACACTGCCTTCCTGCGCTACCATag GTTTGAAAGACAGGTAACAAATGGTCCAAACACAACACAACAG AGTCATTCATATGTAAACCTAACGGACCTCAATATGAGCCAATCTGAGGCTGCATCAGCTGTCAATGGAGGCTCACTCACTCAATCAAAAGAGGACAGTTTGTCCAGCCAGATGGCCGGGCTTA ACACAAGGGAAGAAGATGATTTGGATGGATTTTTACACAAAAGAAATGGTTCAACTCAAAGAGCAAG TGAGCATATAGACATTGGAATGGATGGCCTTCTACAAGCTCAGGAAAACTCTAAAGCA GATCACAGCCCAGCATCCTCCCACAGCTCCTCACCAAAGTTAGACTGGATGATTAAAAGGGGAATG ATACCCGTCAAGCAGTCAAATGTAATGGATGATATTGAAAAGTGGCTCGAGTTAGATGATGAG TATGACGACGTTGAGGACTCTGATGGTGTCACGAGCGAAG AATTTGACAAGTTCTTGGCAAAAAGAGCAAAAGCAGCTGAGCGGTTACCTTCCGTACGACAGTCTTCCCAGGATGCCAACCAATCCGAATCCTGA
- the tom1 gene encoding target of Myb1 membrane trafficking protein isoform X7, which produces MAFTASTMEFLLGNPFSTPVGQRIEIATSSSLPSEDWALNMEICDMINSAEEGPKDAVRAIKKRIVGNKNFKEVMLALTVLETSVKNCGYRFHILVTTRDFIEGVLVRSIIPRNNPPLIVHDRVLGIIQAWADAFRSSPDLTGVVAVYEDLRRKGLDFPSTELDGYPSVQAPKRVGALKAELGAVRSNLTMMSDMMSQLDPITVKQADMELLELYTVCKEMQDRIVKIVPRLSEEKLIEELLATNDEMNTAFLRYHRFERQVTNGPNTTQQSHSYVNLTDLNMSQSEAASAVNGGSLTQSKEDSLSSQMAGLNTREEDDLDGFLHKRNGSTQRASEHIDIGMDGLLQAQENSKADHSPASSHSSSPKLDWMIKRGMIPVKQSNVMDDIEKWLELDDEYDDVEDSDGVTSEEFDKFLAKRAKAAERLPSVRQSSQDANQSES; this is translated from the exons ATGGCCTTTACTGCTTCCACAATGGAGTTTTTACTGGGGAACCCTTTCAGCACCCCCGTGGGACAGCGAATCG AGATAGCAACAAGCTCTAGCCTACCATCAGAAGACTGGGCTCTCAACATGGAGATCTGTGATATGATCAACAGTGCAGAAGAAGG ACCTAAAGATGCAGTCAGAGCCATTAAGAAAAGGATTGTGGGGAACAAAAACTTTAAGGAAGTCATGCTGGCACTCACA GTTCTGGAAACCTCCGTGAAGAACTGTGGCTACAGGTTTCATATCCTAGTCACTACAAGGGATTTCATCGAGGGGGTTTTGGTCCGATCTATTATCCCCAGGAACAACCCTCCTCTTATCGTCCACGACCGAGTACTCGGTATCATACAG GCGTGGGCAGACGCATTCCGTAGCTCGCCCGACCTGACTGGTGTGGTTGCAGTCTATGAAGACCTGCGAAGGAAAGGGCTTGATTTCCCTTCCACGGAATTAGATGGCTACCCATCAGTCCAAGCTCCCAAAAGG GTTGGAGCATTAAAGGCAGAGCTGGGTGCGGTGAGGAGCAACCTCACAATGATGTCCGATATGATGAGTCAACTGGATCCTATCACGGTAAAACAAGCTGACATGGAGTTGCTGGAG CTATACACAGTATGTAAGGAAATGCAAGACAGGATAGTGAAGATTGTCCCCAGGCTTAGTGAGGAGAAACTGATTGAAGAGTTGTTAGCAACCAATGATGAGATGAACACTGCCTTCCTGCGCTACCATag GTTTGAAAGACAGGTAACAAATGGTCCAAACACAACACAACAG AGTCATTCATATGTAAACCTAACGGACCTCAATATGAGCCAATCTGAGGCTGCATCAGCTGTCAATGGAGGCTCACTCACTCAATCAAAAGAGGACAGTTTGTCCAGCCAGATGGCCGGGCTTA ACACAAGGGAAGAAGATGATTTGGATGGATTTTTACACAAAAGAAATGGTTCAACTCAAAGAGCAAG TGAGCATATAGACATTGGAATGGATGGCCTTCTACAAGCTCAGGAAAACTCTAAAGCA GATCACAGCCCAGCATCCTCCCACAGCTCCTCACCAAAGTTAGACTGGATGATTAAAAGGGGAATG ATACCCGTCAAGCAGTCAAATGTAATGGATGATATTGAAAAGTGGCTCGAGTTAGATGATGAG TATGACGACGTTGAGGACTCTGATGGTGTCACGAGCGAAG AATTTGACAAGTTCTTGGCAAAAAGAGCAAAAGCAGCTGAGCGGTTACCTTCCGTACGACAGTCTTCCCAGGATGCCAACCAATCCGAATCCTGA
- the tom1 gene encoding target of Myb1 membrane trafficking protein isoform X3, with protein MAFTASTMEFLLGNPFSTPVGQRIEIATSSSLPSEDWALNMEICDMINSAEEGPKDAVRAIKKRIVGNKNFKEVMLALTVLETSVKNCGYRFHILVTTRDFIEGVLVRSIIPRNNPPLIVHDRVLGIIQAWADAFRSSPDLTGVVAVYEDLRRKGLDFPSTELDGYPSVQAPKRQTSSRNGPAIATVPAPLLSYKPPLIPPQTLELKQAIEGGEAFTPSQVGALKAELGAVRSNLTMMSDMMSQLDPITVKQADMELLELYTVCKEMQDRIVKIVPRLSEEKLIEELLATNDEMNTAFLRYHRFERQVTNGPNTTQQSHSYVNLTDLNMSQSEAASAVNGGSLTQSKEDSLSSQMAGLNTREEDDLDGFLHKRNGSTQRASEHIDIGMDGLLQAQENSKADHSPASSHSSSPKLDWMIKRGMIPVKQSNVMDDIEKWLELDDEYDDVEDSDGVTSEEFDKFLAKRAKAAERLPSVRQSSQDANQSES; from the exons ATGGCCTTTACTGCTTCCACAATGGAGTTTTTACTGGGGAACCCTTTCAGCACCCCCGTGGGACAGCGAATCG AGATAGCAACAAGCTCTAGCCTACCATCAGAAGACTGGGCTCTCAACATGGAGATCTGTGATATGATCAACAGTGCAGAAGAAGG ACCTAAAGATGCAGTCAGAGCCATTAAGAAAAGGATTGTGGGGAACAAAAACTTTAAGGAAGTCATGCTGGCACTCACA GTTCTGGAAACCTCCGTGAAGAACTGTGGCTACAGGTTTCATATCCTAGTCACTACAAGGGATTTCATCGAGGGGGTTTTGGTCCGATCTATTATCCCCAGGAACAACCCTCCTCTTATCGTCCACGACCGAGTACTCGGTATCATACAG GCGTGGGCAGACGCATTCCGTAGCTCGCCCGACCTGACTGGTGTGGTTGCAGTCTATGAAGACCTGCGAAGGAAAGGGCTTGATTTCCCTTCCACGGAATTAGATGGCTACCCATCAGTCCAAGCTCCCAAAAGG CAGACCTCGTCTCGAAACGGGCCTGCCATTGCTACTGTCCCTGCTCCGCTCCTGTCCTACAAACCTCCCCTAATCCCACCCCAGACCCTTGAGCTAAAGCAAGCAATAGAGGGAGGAGAGGCCTTTACTCCCAGTCAG GTTGGAGCATTAAAGGCAGAGCTGGGTGCGGTGAGGAGCAACCTCACAATGATGTCCGATATGATGAGTCAACTGGATCCTATCACGGTAAAACAAGCTGACATGGAGTTGCTGGAG CTATACACAGTATGTAAGGAAATGCAAGACAGGATAGTGAAGATTGTCCCCAGGCTTAGTGAGGAGAAACTGATTGAAGAGTTGTTAGCAACCAATGATGAGATGAACACTGCCTTCCTGCGCTACCATag GTTTGAAAGACAGGTAACAAATGGTCCAAACACAACACAACAG AGTCATTCATATGTAAACCTAACGGACCTCAATATGAGCCAATCTGAGGCTGCATCAGCTGTCAATGGAGGCTCACTCACTCAATCAAAAGAGGACAGTTTGTCCAGCCAGATGGCCGGGCTTA ACACAAGGGAAGAAGATGATTTGGATGGATTTTTACACAAAAGAAATGGTTCAACTCAAAGAGCAAG TGAGCATATAGACATTGGAATGGATGGCCTTCTACAAGCTCAGGAAAACTCTAAAGCA GATCACAGCCCAGCATCCTCCCACAGCTCCTCACCAAAGTTAGACTGGATGATTAAAAGGGGAATG ATACCCGTCAAGCAGTCAAATGTAATGGATGATATTGAAAAGTGGCTCGAGTTAGATGATGAG TATGACGACGTTGAGGACTCTGATGGTGTCACGAGCGAAG AATTTGACAAGTTCTTGGCAAAAAGAGCAAAAGCAGCTGAGCGGTTACCTTCCGTACGACAGTCTTCCCAGGATGCCAACCAATCCGAATCCTGA
- the tom1 gene encoding target of Myb1 membrane trafficking protein isoform X4: MAFTASTMEFLLGNPFSTPVGQRIEIATSSSLPSEDWALNMEICDMINSAEEGPKDAVRAIKKRIVGNKNFKEVMLALTVLETSVKNCGYRFHILVTTRDFIEGVLVRSIIPRNNPPLIVHDRVLGIIQAWADAFRSSPDLTGVVAVYEDLRRKGLDFPSTELDGYPSVQAPKRQTSSRNGPAIATVPAPLLSYKPPLIPPQTLELKQAIEGGEAFTPSQVGALKAELGAVRSNLTMMSDMMSQLDPITQLYTVCKEMQDRIVKIVPRLSEEKLIEELLATNDEMNTAFLRYHRFERQVTNGPNTTQQSHSYVNLTDLNMSQSEAASAVNGGSLTQSKEDSLSSQMAGLNTREEDDLDGFLHKRNGSTQRASEHIDIGMDGLLQAQENSKADHSPASSHSSSPKLDWMIKRGMIPVKQSNVMDDIEKWLELDDEYDDVEDSDGVTSEEFDKFLAKRAKAAERLPSVRQSSQDANQSES, from the exons ATGGCCTTTACTGCTTCCACAATGGAGTTTTTACTGGGGAACCCTTTCAGCACCCCCGTGGGACAGCGAATCG AGATAGCAACAAGCTCTAGCCTACCATCAGAAGACTGGGCTCTCAACATGGAGATCTGTGATATGATCAACAGTGCAGAAGAAGG ACCTAAAGATGCAGTCAGAGCCATTAAGAAAAGGATTGTGGGGAACAAAAACTTTAAGGAAGTCATGCTGGCACTCACA GTTCTGGAAACCTCCGTGAAGAACTGTGGCTACAGGTTTCATATCCTAGTCACTACAAGGGATTTCATCGAGGGGGTTTTGGTCCGATCTATTATCCCCAGGAACAACCCTCCTCTTATCGTCCACGACCGAGTACTCGGTATCATACAG GCGTGGGCAGACGCATTCCGTAGCTCGCCCGACCTGACTGGTGTGGTTGCAGTCTATGAAGACCTGCGAAGGAAAGGGCTTGATTTCCCTTCCACGGAATTAGATGGCTACCCATCAGTCCAAGCTCCCAAAAGG CAGACCTCGTCTCGAAACGGGCCTGCCATTGCTACTGTCCCTGCTCCGCTCCTGTCCTACAAACCTCCCCTAATCCCACCCCAGACCCTTGAGCTAAAGCAAGCAATAGAGGGAGGAGAGGCCTTTACTCCCAGTCAG GTTGGAGCATTAAAGGCAGAGCTGGGTGCGGTGAGGAGCAACCTCACAATGATGTCCGATATGATGAGTCAACTGGATCCTATCACG CAGCTATACACAGTATGTAAGGAAATGCAAGACAGGATAGTGAAGATTGTCCCCAGGCTTAGTGAGGAGAAACTGATTGAAGAGTTGTTAGCAACCAATGATGAGATGAACACTGCCTTCCTGCGCTACCATag GTTTGAAAGACAGGTAACAAATGGTCCAAACACAACACAACAG AGTCATTCATATGTAAACCTAACGGACCTCAATATGAGCCAATCTGAGGCTGCATCAGCTGTCAATGGAGGCTCACTCACTCAATCAAAAGAGGACAGTTTGTCCAGCCAGATGGCCGGGCTTA ACACAAGGGAAGAAGATGATTTGGATGGATTTTTACACAAAAGAAATGGTTCAACTCAAAGAGCAAG TGAGCATATAGACATTGGAATGGATGGCCTTCTACAAGCTCAGGAAAACTCTAAAGCA GATCACAGCCCAGCATCCTCCCACAGCTCCTCACCAAAGTTAGACTGGATGATTAAAAGGGGAATG ATACCCGTCAAGCAGTCAAATGTAATGGATGATATTGAAAAGTGGCTCGAGTTAGATGATGAG TATGACGACGTTGAGGACTCTGATGGTGTCACGAGCGAAG AATTTGACAAGTTCTTGGCAAAAAGAGCAAAAGCAGCTGAGCGGTTACCTTCCGTACGACAGTCTTCCCAGGATGCCAACCAATCCGAATCCTGA
- the tom1 gene encoding target of Myb1 membrane trafficking protein isoform X6, with protein MAFTASTMEFLLGNPFSTPVGQRIEIATSSSLPSEDWALNMEICDMINSAEEGPKDAVRAIKKRIVGNKNFKEVMLALTVLETSVKNCGYRFHILVTTRDFIEGVLVRSIIPRNNPPLIVHDRVLGIIQAWADAFRSSPDLTGVVAVYEDLRRKGLDFPSTELDGYPSVQAPKRVGALKAELGAVRSNLTMMSDMMSQLDPITVKQADMELLEQLYTVCKEMQDRIVKIVPRLSEEKLIEELLATNDEMNTAFLRYHRFERQVTNGPNTTQQSHSYVNLTDLNMSQSEAASAVNGGSLTQSKEDSLSSQMAGLNTREEDDLDGFLHKRNGSTQRASEHIDIGMDGLLQAQENSKADHSPASSHSSSPKLDWMIKRGMIPVKQSNVMDDIEKWLELDDEYDDVEDSDGVTSEEFDKFLAKRAKAAERLPSVRQSSQDANQSES; from the exons ATGGCCTTTACTGCTTCCACAATGGAGTTTTTACTGGGGAACCCTTTCAGCACCCCCGTGGGACAGCGAATCG AGATAGCAACAAGCTCTAGCCTACCATCAGAAGACTGGGCTCTCAACATGGAGATCTGTGATATGATCAACAGTGCAGAAGAAGG ACCTAAAGATGCAGTCAGAGCCATTAAGAAAAGGATTGTGGGGAACAAAAACTTTAAGGAAGTCATGCTGGCACTCACA GTTCTGGAAACCTCCGTGAAGAACTGTGGCTACAGGTTTCATATCCTAGTCACTACAAGGGATTTCATCGAGGGGGTTTTGGTCCGATCTATTATCCCCAGGAACAACCCTCCTCTTATCGTCCACGACCGAGTACTCGGTATCATACAG GCGTGGGCAGACGCATTCCGTAGCTCGCCCGACCTGACTGGTGTGGTTGCAGTCTATGAAGACCTGCGAAGGAAAGGGCTTGATTTCCCTTCCACGGAATTAGATGGCTACCCATCAGTCCAAGCTCCCAAAAGG GTTGGAGCATTAAAGGCAGAGCTGGGTGCGGTGAGGAGCAACCTCACAATGATGTCCGATATGATGAGTCAACTGGATCCTATCACGGTAAAACAAGCTGACATGGAGTTGCTGGAG CAGCTATACACAGTATGTAAGGAAATGCAAGACAGGATAGTGAAGATTGTCCCCAGGCTTAGTGAGGAGAAACTGATTGAAGAGTTGTTAGCAACCAATGATGAGATGAACACTGCCTTCCTGCGCTACCATag GTTTGAAAGACAGGTAACAAATGGTCCAAACACAACACAACAG AGTCATTCATATGTAAACCTAACGGACCTCAATATGAGCCAATCTGAGGCTGCATCAGCTGTCAATGGAGGCTCACTCACTCAATCAAAAGAGGACAGTTTGTCCAGCCAGATGGCCGGGCTTA ACACAAGGGAAGAAGATGATTTGGATGGATTTTTACACAAAAGAAATGGTTCAACTCAAAGAGCAAG TGAGCATATAGACATTGGAATGGATGGCCTTCTACAAGCTCAGGAAAACTCTAAAGCA GATCACAGCCCAGCATCCTCCCACAGCTCCTCACCAAAGTTAGACTGGATGATTAAAAGGGGAATG ATACCCGTCAAGCAGTCAAATGTAATGGATGATATTGAAAAGTGGCTCGAGTTAGATGATGAG TATGACGACGTTGAGGACTCTGATGGTGTCACGAGCGAAG AATTTGACAAGTTCTTGGCAAAAAGAGCAAAAGCAGCTGAGCGGTTACCTTCCGTACGACAGTCTTCCCAGGATGCCAACCAATCCGAATCCTGA
- the tom1 gene encoding target of Myb1 membrane trafficking protein isoform X5: protein MAFTASTMEFLLGNPFSTPVGQRIEIATSSSLPSEDWALNMEICDMINSAEEGPKDAVRAIKKRIVGNKNFKEVMLALTVLETSVKNCGYRFHILVTTRDFIEGVLVRSIIPRNNPPLIVHDRVLGIIQAWADAFRSSPDLTGVVAVYEDLRRKGLDFPSTELDGYPSVQAPKRQTSSRNGPAIATVPAPLLSYKPPLIPPQTLELKQAIEGGEAFTPSQVGALKAELGAVRSNLTMMSDMMSQLDPITVKQADMELLEQLYTVCKEMQDRIVKIVPRLSEEKLIEELLATNDEMNTAFLRYHRFERQVTNGPNTTQQSHSYVNLTDLNMSQSEAASAVNGGSLTQSKEDSLSSQMAGLNTREEDDLDGFLHKRNGSTQRASEHIDIGMDGLLQAQENSKAIPVKQSNVMDDIEKWLELDDEYDDVEDSDGVTSEEFDKFLAKRAKAAERLPSVRQSSQDANQSES from the exons ATGGCCTTTACTGCTTCCACAATGGAGTTTTTACTGGGGAACCCTTTCAGCACCCCCGTGGGACAGCGAATCG AGATAGCAACAAGCTCTAGCCTACCATCAGAAGACTGGGCTCTCAACATGGAGATCTGTGATATGATCAACAGTGCAGAAGAAGG ACCTAAAGATGCAGTCAGAGCCATTAAGAAAAGGATTGTGGGGAACAAAAACTTTAAGGAAGTCATGCTGGCACTCACA GTTCTGGAAACCTCCGTGAAGAACTGTGGCTACAGGTTTCATATCCTAGTCACTACAAGGGATTTCATCGAGGGGGTTTTGGTCCGATCTATTATCCCCAGGAACAACCCTCCTCTTATCGTCCACGACCGAGTACTCGGTATCATACAG GCGTGGGCAGACGCATTCCGTAGCTCGCCCGACCTGACTGGTGTGGTTGCAGTCTATGAAGACCTGCGAAGGAAAGGGCTTGATTTCCCTTCCACGGAATTAGATGGCTACCCATCAGTCCAAGCTCCCAAAAGG CAGACCTCGTCTCGAAACGGGCCTGCCATTGCTACTGTCCCTGCTCCGCTCCTGTCCTACAAACCTCCCCTAATCCCACCCCAGACCCTTGAGCTAAAGCAAGCAATAGAGGGAGGAGAGGCCTTTACTCCCAGTCAG GTTGGAGCATTAAAGGCAGAGCTGGGTGCGGTGAGGAGCAACCTCACAATGATGTCCGATATGATGAGTCAACTGGATCCTATCACGGTAAAACAAGCTGACATGGAGTTGCTGGAG CAGCTATACACAGTATGTAAGGAAATGCAAGACAGGATAGTGAAGATTGTCCCCAGGCTTAGTGAGGAGAAACTGATTGAAGAGTTGTTAGCAACCAATGATGAGATGAACACTGCCTTCCTGCGCTACCATag GTTTGAAAGACAGGTAACAAATGGTCCAAACACAACACAACAG AGTCATTCATATGTAAACCTAACGGACCTCAATATGAGCCAATCTGAGGCTGCATCAGCTGTCAATGGAGGCTCACTCACTCAATCAAAAGAGGACAGTTTGTCCAGCCAGATGGCCGGGCTTA ACACAAGGGAAGAAGATGATTTGGATGGATTTTTACACAAAAGAAATGGTTCAACTCAAAGAGCAAG TGAGCATATAGACATTGGAATGGATGGCCTTCTACAAGCTCAGGAAAACTCTAAAGCA ATACCCGTCAAGCAGTCAAATGTAATGGATGATATTGAAAAGTGGCTCGAGTTAGATGATGAG TATGACGACGTTGAGGACTCTGATGGTGTCACGAGCGAAG AATTTGACAAGTTCTTGGCAAAAAGAGCAAAAGCAGCTGAGCGGTTACCTTCCGTACGACAGTCTTCCCAGGATGCCAACCAATCCGAATCCTGA
- the tom1 gene encoding target of Myb1 membrane trafficking protein isoform X1, producing the protein MAFTASTMEFLLGNPFSTPVGQRIEIATSSSLPSEDWALNMEICDMINSAEEGPKDAVRAIKKRIVGNKNFKEVMLALTVLETSVKNCGYRFHILVTTRDFIEGVLVRSIIPRNNPPLIVHDRVLGIIQAWADAFRSSPDLTGVVAVYEDLRRKGLDFPSTELDGYPSVQAPKRQTSSRNGPAIATVPAPLLSYKPPLIPPQTLELKQAIEGGEAFTPSQVGALKAELGAVRSNLTMMSDMMSQLDPITVKQADMELLEQLYTVCKEMQDRIVKIVPRLSEEKLIEELLATNDEMNTAFLRYHRFERQVTNGPNTTQQSHSYVNLTDLNMSQSEAASAVNGGSLTQSKEDSLSSQMAGLNTREEDDLDGFLHKRNGSTQRASEHIDIGMDGLLQAQENSKADHSPASSHSSSPKLDWMIKRGMIPVKQSNVMDDIEKWLELDDEYDDVEDSDGVTSEEFDKFLAKRAKAAERLPSVRQSSQDANQSES; encoded by the exons ATGGCCTTTACTGCTTCCACAATGGAGTTTTTACTGGGGAACCCTTTCAGCACCCCCGTGGGACAGCGAATCG AGATAGCAACAAGCTCTAGCCTACCATCAGAAGACTGGGCTCTCAACATGGAGATCTGTGATATGATCAACAGTGCAGAAGAAGG ACCTAAAGATGCAGTCAGAGCCATTAAGAAAAGGATTGTGGGGAACAAAAACTTTAAGGAAGTCATGCTGGCACTCACA GTTCTGGAAACCTCCGTGAAGAACTGTGGCTACAGGTTTCATATCCTAGTCACTACAAGGGATTTCATCGAGGGGGTTTTGGTCCGATCTATTATCCCCAGGAACAACCCTCCTCTTATCGTCCACGACCGAGTACTCGGTATCATACAG GCGTGGGCAGACGCATTCCGTAGCTCGCCCGACCTGACTGGTGTGGTTGCAGTCTATGAAGACCTGCGAAGGAAAGGGCTTGATTTCCCTTCCACGGAATTAGATGGCTACCCATCAGTCCAAGCTCCCAAAAGG CAGACCTCGTCTCGAAACGGGCCTGCCATTGCTACTGTCCCTGCTCCGCTCCTGTCCTACAAACCTCCCCTAATCCCACCCCAGACCCTTGAGCTAAAGCAAGCAATAGAGGGAGGAGAGGCCTTTACTCCCAGTCAG GTTGGAGCATTAAAGGCAGAGCTGGGTGCGGTGAGGAGCAACCTCACAATGATGTCCGATATGATGAGTCAACTGGATCCTATCACGGTAAAACAAGCTGACATGGAGTTGCTGGAG CAGCTATACACAGTATGTAAGGAAATGCAAGACAGGATAGTGAAGATTGTCCCCAGGCTTAGTGAGGAGAAACTGATTGAAGAGTTGTTAGCAACCAATGATGAGATGAACACTGCCTTCCTGCGCTACCATag GTTTGAAAGACAGGTAACAAATGGTCCAAACACAACACAACAG AGTCATTCATATGTAAACCTAACGGACCTCAATATGAGCCAATCTGAGGCTGCATCAGCTGTCAATGGAGGCTCACTCACTCAATCAAAAGAGGACAGTTTGTCCAGCCAGATGGCCGGGCTTA ACACAAGGGAAGAAGATGATTTGGATGGATTTTTACACAAAAGAAATGGTTCAACTCAAAGAGCAAG TGAGCATATAGACATTGGAATGGATGGCCTTCTACAAGCTCAGGAAAACTCTAAAGCA GATCACAGCCCAGCATCCTCCCACAGCTCCTCACCAAAGTTAGACTGGATGATTAAAAGGGGAATG ATACCCGTCAAGCAGTCAAATGTAATGGATGATATTGAAAAGTGGCTCGAGTTAGATGATGAG TATGACGACGTTGAGGACTCTGATGGTGTCACGAGCGAAG AATTTGACAAGTTCTTGGCAAAAAGAGCAAAAGCAGCTGAGCGGTTACCTTCCGTACGACAGTCTTCCCAGGATGCCAACCAATCCGAATCCTGA